In one Motacilla alba alba isolate MOTALB_02 chromosome 7, Motacilla_alba_V1.0_pri, whole genome shotgun sequence genomic region, the following are encoded:
- the SPEG gene encoding striated muscle preferentially expressed protein kinase isoform X1 → MQRAQGRGGAGSRAAGEPRAAPPSPGIPPKRAKVTAEPGPPQEGSARLAAPCFVRKLKNAAIGTGCDIRLRVVVVGSPRPSLRWYRNEEQLAQGGEEYGTLWIRDSKKEDAGVYTCVAENEQGEAMTSAVLAIIDMEDSETGEDESSDPQVTQRSDLQDETAFSTPTGGSDTLVDASMNTTPTSVLALSQAEERSSWSGSQQTVVEKETDASLSARGPYLRPAAWPQPQGTPRQANTPAPRGAEIRHLGVEPLVRASRANLVGTSWGSEDSLSVASDPYGSAFSLYRGRALSLHVSIPQGGYRRDDLHRGPVSPKPGAEPPRSPAALPLTAKPPIVRSPSPRAGTCLQPPAGIVSQPAARGPGVPSFTPVTPRKKSSVPVEYQDIVPEEYEEKIKKPKSSGYSQGSTQESRPQTPMSDTSGRISVRASPKLVRAGSRIFERLQYFEERQRSLEQDSPFPARSNLPLRKTRSFDQPGTGARRASTPGGSREDLREGGHWEPGSTAACRRLAFRQKAASFDERGKFANRVYAIEHKFAEELTRIKRTVSKQQLRRSQELCKAGSPPAPSPPATSEPPATRAPRTSSSQGAGGRKALPAKTCPPAESTHVIQHLALSSVVLVGPDGEPLPGGQRGKRAPVGGGGGQLSSVEDAGARKSLQQEGVGEVKKKEQWPLAQASPQGRVALSHAGPAEGSVYPDGGPARGPGALSEALAARLAVPHGLYRRPETPTEVRFLPWAKPGMEQEARLERSWAGQHGVGREVERRQMKVSEKKESGRMAQEGRSTRSKGKGRRARPTSPELESSDDSYVSAGEDPLEAPIFEIPIQDMAVVVGAEVLLKCIVTANPQPEVSWRKDGVPLRSSTTRPIKAEGERHTLLVRSARVADAGLYTVTAANEVGATCCSAILSVRPAPAVERHGNLPPTVGQASPITSDEEYLSPLEEFPESGTPQHRPAMKLQPRAEHGAARGSPETTFKASPSFEVSLSDQSVLEGQDVSMSVRVRGEPKPIIYWLRNRQPVKYGRRHHAEEAEGVRGLFTLHILAAEHTDTGFYTCKAVNEYGTKQCEAKLEVRARPECQSLAIVVPLQDLVVGAGELAVFECMVAGPPDMDVDWLSRGRLLQPALLKCKMHFDGRKCKLLLTSVHEDDSGIYTCKLSTAKDELTCSARLTVQPSVQPLFTRKLEDVDVVEGRTARFVCMISGTPPPTVTWTHFGLPVQEGENVRIQQDGGLHSLVIVHVGSEDEGQYKATARNIHGHVECSAELYVEEPRPSAASQISKLEKMPSIPEEPEQVETEAECFTMPDFLKPLHNLDVVESKEAVLECQVAGMPYPSITWYHNGSRIDSTDDRKMMQYKDIHRLVFTSVSHAHAGVYKSVIANKVGKATCYAHLYVTGKQQQTPLGMCGHSQPLCQAVTQDCRDVLGE, encoded by the exons aCTCGGAGACAGGTGAGGATGAATCCAGCGACCCCCAGGTGACACAGCGCAGTGATCTCCAGGATGAGACAGCCTTCAGCACCCCCACGG GTGGGTCTGACACCCTCGTGGACGCCTCCATGAACACCACGCCGACCTCGGTGCTGGCCCTGTCACAGGCAGAGGAGCGCTCCAGCTGGTCAGGCAGCCAGCAGACCGTGGTGGAGAAGGAGACGGATGCCAGCCTCTCTGCACGGGGACCCTACCTCCGTCCCGCTGCCTGGCCGCAGCCGCAGGGAACCCCAAGGCAAGCAAACACGCCGGCCCCACGTGGCGCCGAGATCCGGCACCTGGGCGTGGAGCCGCTGGTGCGGGCATCGCGGGCTAATCTGGTGGGCACGAGCTGGGGGTCAGAGGATAGCCTTTCGGTGGCCAGCGACCCGTACGGCAGCGCCTTCAGCCTGTACCGAGGACGGGCGCTCTCGCTCCACGT cagcatcccccaggGAGGCTACCGGAGAGATGACCTCCACAGAGGCCCTGTCTCTCCAAAGCCTGGTGCAGAGCCCCCAAGATCCCCCGCTGCTCTGCCACTGACTGCCAAGCCACCCATCGTCCGCTCACCATCTCCTCGTGCTGGCACGTGTCTGCAGCCGCCCGCTGGCATCGTATCCCAGCCTGCTGCCCGTGGCCCTGGCGTCCCCTCCTTCACACCCGTGACCCCTCGCAAGAAGTCCTCAGTGCCGGTAGAGTACCAGGACATCGTTCCTGAGGAGTACGAGGAGAAGATCAAGAAACCCAAGTCCTCTGGGTACTCACAGGGTAGCACACAGGAGTCCCGTCCGCAGACACCCATGAGTGACACCTCCGGCCGCATCTCCGTCCGGGCATCCCCCAAGCTGGTGCGTGCTGGCTCCAGGATCTTTGAGAGGCTGCAGTACTTTGAGGAGCGGcagaggagcctggagcaggacagTCCCTTTCCCGCACGCTCCAACCTGCCGCTGCGCAAGACGCGCTCCTTCGACCAGCCTGGCACGGGCGCGCGCCGTGCCAGCACTCCAGGCGGCTCGCGGGAGGACCTGCGGGAAGGCGGCCACTGGGAGCCGGGCAGCACGGCAGCGTGCCGGCGTTTGGCCTTCCGGCAGAAAGCCGCATCCTTTGACGAGCGGGGCAAGTTCGCCAACCGCGTCTATGCCATCGAGCACAAATTTGCGGAGGAGCTGACCCGCATCAAGCGGACGGtctccaagcagcagctgcggcgctcccaggagctgtgcaaaGCCGGGTCGCCCCCGGCACCCTCACCTCCAGCGACCAGCGAGCCCCCCGCTACCCGCGCCCCCCGCACCTCTTCCTCTCAGGGCGCTGGTGGACGCAAGGCACTGCCAGCCAAGACCTGCCCGCCAGCAGAGAGCACACACGTCATCCAGCACCTGGCACTTTCCAGCGTGGTGTTGGTGGGACCCGATGGGGAGCCACTGCCAGGGGGGCAGCGTGGGAAGAGAGCCCCGGTGGGGGGGGGTGGTGGACAGCTCAGCTCAGTGGAGGATGCAGGTGCCAGGAAGAGTCTGCAGCAAGAAGGCGTCGGGGaagtgaagaagaaggagcagtggcCATTGGCACAAGCCAGCCCACAGGGAAGGGTGGCCCTCTCGCATGCGGGTCCCGCCGAAGGCAGTGTGTACCCAGATGGaggccctgcccgtggcccCGGGGCCCTGAGCGAGGCTCTGGCTGCCCGACTGGCTGTGCCCCACGGACTGTACCGGCGGCCAGAGACGCCCACAGAAGTGCGGTTCCTGCCTTGGGCAAAGccggggatggagcaggaagcTCGTCTGGAACGAAGCTGGGCAGGACAGCATGGTGTGGGCAGGGAGGTGGAGAGAAGGCAGATGAAAGtgtcagagaagaaagagagtGGCCGGATGGCTCAAGAAGGCAGGAGCACACGGAGCAAGGGGAAGGGACGCCGAGCCAGGCCCACTTCTCCAGAGCTAG AGTCCTCAGATGACTCCTATGTCTCAGCGGGTGAAGACCCCCTGGAAGCCCCCATCTTTGAGATCCCCATCCAGGACATGGCCGTTGTCGTGggggcagaggtgctgctcaAGTGCATTGTCACGGCCAACCCCCAGCCAGAAG TGTCGTGGAGGAAGGACGGGGTCCCGCTGCGGAGCAGCACGACGCGCCCCATCAAGGCGGAGGGCGAGCGCCACACGCTGCTGGTGCGTAGTGCCCGGGTGGCCGACGCCGGGCTGTACACTGTCACCGCGGCCAACGAGGTGGGGGCCACCTGCTGCAGTGCCATCCTCAGCGTGCGGCCCG CACCCGCTGTGGAGCGGCATGGGAACTTGCCCCCCACCGTTGGCCAGGCCAGCCCCATCACATCGGACGAGGAGTACCTGAGCCCATTGGAAGAGTTCCCCGAGTCTGGCACCCCCCAGCACCGACCGGCCATGAAGCTGCAGCCAAGAGCAGAGCATGGGGCTGCCCGTGGCTCCCCTGAGACCACCTTCAAGGCTTCTCCCAGCTTTGAG GTATCCTTGTCGGACCAGTCAGTGCTGGAGGGGCAGGATGTTAGCATGAGCGTTCGTGTCCGTGGGGAGCCCAAGCCCATCATTTACTG GCTGAGAAACAGGCAGCCGGTGAAGTATGGCCGCCGGCACCACGCggaggaagcagagggagtGCGGGGGCTCTTCACGCTGCACATCCTGGCGGCGGAGCACACTGACACCGGCTTCTACACCTGCAAGGCCGTCAATGAGTATGGCACCAAGCAGTGCGAGGCCAAGCTGGAAGTCAGAG ctCGCCCCGAGTGCCAGTCCCTGGCCATCGTGGTTCCCCTGCAGGACTTGGTGGTCGGGGCGGGGGAGCTGGCGGTCTTTGAGTGCATGGTGGCCGGCCCGCCAGACATGGACGTAGATTGGCTGtcccggggccggctgctccagcctgcacTGCTCAAATGCAAGATGCATTTTGATGGGCGCAAGTGCAAGCTGCTGCTCACCTCTGTGCATGAAGATGACAGCGGAATCTACACCTGcaagctcagcactgccaaag ATGAGCTGACCTGCAGTGCCCGACTGACGGTGCAGCCCTCTGTGCAGCCACTCTTCACCCGCAAGCTGGAGGATGTGGACGTGGTGGAAGGGCGGACAGCGCGTTTTGTCTGCATGATCAGTGGGACTCCCCCTCCGACGGTTACCTGGACTCACTTTG GCCTGCCAGTGCAGGAGGGGGAGAACGTGCGGATTCAGCAGGATGGAGGGCTGCACTCACTGGTCATTGTGCATGTGGGCAGTGAAGATGAAGGGCAGTACAAGGCAACCGCCAGGAACATCCACGGCCATGTGGAGTGCTCTGCCGAGCTCTATGTGGAGGAGCCACGGCCATCTGCAGCCTCCCAGAT CTCTAAGCTGGAGAAGATGCCATCCATCCCGGAGGAGCCAGAGCAGGTGGAGACAGAGGCAGAGTGCTTCACCATGCCTGATTTCCTGAAGCCACTGCACAACCTGGATGTGGTGGAGTCgaaggaggctgtgctggagtgCCAGGTGGCCGGGATGCCCTACCCCTCCATCACCTGGTACCACAATGGCTCCCGAATTGACAGCACTGATGACCGCAAGATGATGCAAT ATAAAGACATCCATCGTCTGGTATTCACATCTGTGAGCCATGCACATGCTGGTGTCTACAAAAGTGTCATTGCCAACAAAGTGGGGAAGGCCACGTGCTATGCACACCTCTATGTCACTGGTAAGCAGCAGCAGACACCACTTGGGATGTGTGGCCACTCACAGCCACTCTGCCAGGCTGTGACCCAGGATTGTCGTGACGTCCTAGGGGAATAG
- the SPEG gene encoding striated muscle preferentially expressed protein kinase isoform X4, protein MKKIWVKKRFQKSGHSRRFGRFTHVFRSCRKQSYDSETGEDESSDPQVTQRSDLQDETAFSTPTGGSDTLVDASMNTTPTSVLALSQAEERSSWSGSQQTVVEKETDASLSARGPYLRPAAWPQPQGTPRQANTPAPRGAEIRHLGVEPLVRASRANLVGTSWGSEDSLSVASDPYGSAFSLYRGRALSLHVSIPQGGYRRDDLHRGPVSPKPGAEPPRSPAALPLTAKPPIVRSPSPRAGTCLQPPAGIVSQPAARGPGVPSFTPVTPRKKSSVPVEYQDIVPEEYEEKIKKPKSSGYSQGSTQESRPQTPMSDTSGRISVRASPKLVRAGSRIFERLQYFEERQRSLEQDSPFPARSNLPLRKTRSFDQPGTGARRASTPGGSREDLREGGHWEPGSTAACRRLAFRQKAASFDERGKFANRVYAIEHKFAEELTRIKRTVSKQQLRRSQELCKAGSPPAPSPPATSEPPATRAPRTSSSQGAGGRKALPAKTCPPAESTHVIQHLALSSVVLVGPDGEPLPGGQRGKRAPVGGGGGQLSSVEDAGARKSLQQEGVGEVKKKEQWPLAQASPQGRVALSHAGPAEGSVYPDGGPARGPGALSEALAARLAVPHGLYRRPETPTEVRFLPWAKPGMEQEARLERSWAGQHGVGREVERRQMKVSEKKESGRMAQEGRSTRSKGKGRRARPTSPELESSDDSYVSAGEDPLEAPIFEIPIQDMAVVVGAEVLLKCIVTANPQPEVSWRKDGVPLRSSTTRPIKAEGERHTLLVRSARVADAGLYTVTAANEVGATCCSAILSVRPAPAVERHGNLPPTVGQASPITSDEEYLSPLEEFPESGTPQHRPAMKLQPRAEHGAARGSPETTFKASPSFEVSLSDQSVLEGQDVSMSVRVRGEPKPIIYWLRNRQPVKYGRRHHAEEAEGVRGLFTLHILAAEHTDTGFYTCKAVNEYGTKQCEAKLEVRARPECQSLAIVVPLQDLVVGAGELAVFECMVAGPPDMDVDWLSRGRLLQPALLKCKMHFDGRKCKLLLTSVHEDDSGIYTCKLSTAKDELTCSARLTVQPSVQPLFTRKLEDVDVVEGRTARFVCMISGTPPPTVTWTHFGLPVQEGENVRIQQDGGLHSLVIVHVGSEDEGQYKATARNIHGHVECSAELYVEEPRPSAASQISKLEKMPSIPEEPEQVETEAECFTMPDFLKPLHNLDVVESKEAVLECQVAGMPYPSITWYHNGSRIDSTDDRKMMQYKDIHRLVFTSVSHAHAGVYKSVIANKVGKATCYAHLYVTGKQQQTPLGMCGHSQPLCQAVTQDCRDVLGE, encoded by the exons atgaagaagatCTGGGTGAAGAAGCGTTTCCAG aagTCCGGCCACTCGCGGCGCTTCGGGCGCTTCACGCATG TTTTCCGCTCCTGCAGGAAACAAAGCTACG aCTCGGAGACAGGTGAGGATGAATCCAGCGACCCCCAGGTGACACAGCGCAGTGATCTCCAGGATGAGACAGCCTTCAGCACCCCCACGG GTGGGTCTGACACCCTCGTGGACGCCTCCATGAACACCACGCCGACCTCGGTGCTGGCCCTGTCACAGGCAGAGGAGCGCTCCAGCTGGTCAGGCAGCCAGCAGACCGTGGTGGAGAAGGAGACGGATGCCAGCCTCTCTGCACGGGGACCCTACCTCCGTCCCGCTGCCTGGCCGCAGCCGCAGGGAACCCCAAGGCAAGCAAACACGCCGGCCCCACGTGGCGCCGAGATCCGGCACCTGGGCGTGGAGCCGCTGGTGCGGGCATCGCGGGCTAATCTGGTGGGCACGAGCTGGGGGTCAGAGGATAGCCTTTCGGTGGCCAGCGACCCGTACGGCAGCGCCTTCAGCCTGTACCGAGGACGGGCGCTCTCGCTCCACGT cagcatcccccaggGAGGCTACCGGAGAGATGACCTCCACAGAGGCCCTGTCTCTCCAAAGCCTGGTGCAGAGCCCCCAAGATCCCCCGCTGCTCTGCCACTGACTGCCAAGCCACCCATCGTCCGCTCACCATCTCCTCGTGCTGGCACGTGTCTGCAGCCGCCCGCTGGCATCGTATCCCAGCCTGCTGCCCGTGGCCCTGGCGTCCCCTCCTTCACACCCGTGACCCCTCGCAAGAAGTCCTCAGTGCCGGTAGAGTACCAGGACATCGTTCCTGAGGAGTACGAGGAGAAGATCAAGAAACCCAAGTCCTCTGGGTACTCACAGGGTAGCACACAGGAGTCCCGTCCGCAGACACCCATGAGTGACACCTCCGGCCGCATCTCCGTCCGGGCATCCCCCAAGCTGGTGCGTGCTGGCTCCAGGATCTTTGAGAGGCTGCAGTACTTTGAGGAGCGGcagaggagcctggagcaggacagTCCCTTTCCCGCACGCTCCAACCTGCCGCTGCGCAAGACGCGCTCCTTCGACCAGCCTGGCACGGGCGCGCGCCGTGCCAGCACTCCAGGCGGCTCGCGGGAGGACCTGCGGGAAGGCGGCCACTGGGAGCCGGGCAGCACGGCAGCGTGCCGGCGTTTGGCCTTCCGGCAGAAAGCCGCATCCTTTGACGAGCGGGGCAAGTTCGCCAACCGCGTCTATGCCATCGAGCACAAATTTGCGGAGGAGCTGACCCGCATCAAGCGGACGGtctccaagcagcagctgcggcgctcccaggagctgtgcaaaGCCGGGTCGCCCCCGGCACCCTCACCTCCAGCGACCAGCGAGCCCCCCGCTACCCGCGCCCCCCGCACCTCTTCCTCTCAGGGCGCTGGTGGACGCAAGGCACTGCCAGCCAAGACCTGCCCGCCAGCAGAGAGCACACACGTCATCCAGCACCTGGCACTTTCCAGCGTGGTGTTGGTGGGACCCGATGGGGAGCCACTGCCAGGGGGGCAGCGTGGGAAGAGAGCCCCGGTGGGGGGGGGTGGTGGACAGCTCAGCTCAGTGGAGGATGCAGGTGCCAGGAAGAGTCTGCAGCAAGAAGGCGTCGGGGaagtgaagaagaaggagcagtggcCATTGGCACAAGCCAGCCCACAGGGAAGGGTGGCCCTCTCGCATGCGGGTCCCGCCGAAGGCAGTGTGTACCCAGATGGaggccctgcccgtggcccCGGGGCCCTGAGCGAGGCTCTGGCTGCCCGACTGGCTGTGCCCCACGGACTGTACCGGCGGCCAGAGACGCCCACAGAAGTGCGGTTCCTGCCTTGGGCAAAGccggggatggagcaggaagcTCGTCTGGAACGAAGCTGGGCAGGACAGCATGGTGTGGGCAGGGAGGTGGAGAGAAGGCAGATGAAAGtgtcagagaagaaagagagtGGCCGGATGGCTCAAGAAGGCAGGAGCACACGGAGCAAGGGGAAGGGACGCCGAGCCAGGCCCACTTCTCCAGAGCTAG AGTCCTCAGATGACTCCTATGTCTCAGCGGGTGAAGACCCCCTGGAAGCCCCCATCTTTGAGATCCCCATCCAGGACATGGCCGTTGTCGTGggggcagaggtgctgctcaAGTGCATTGTCACGGCCAACCCCCAGCCAGAAG TGTCGTGGAGGAAGGACGGGGTCCCGCTGCGGAGCAGCACGACGCGCCCCATCAAGGCGGAGGGCGAGCGCCACACGCTGCTGGTGCGTAGTGCCCGGGTGGCCGACGCCGGGCTGTACACTGTCACCGCGGCCAACGAGGTGGGGGCCACCTGCTGCAGTGCCATCCTCAGCGTGCGGCCCG CACCCGCTGTGGAGCGGCATGGGAACTTGCCCCCCACCGTTGGCCAGGCCAGCCCCATCACATCGGACGAGGAGTACCTGAGCCCATTGGAAGAGTTCCCCGAGTCTGGCACCCCCCAGCACCGACCGGCCATGAAGCTGCAGCCAAGAGCAGAGCATGGGGCTGCCCGTGGCTCCCCTGAGACCACCTTCAAGGCTTCTCCCAGCTTTGAG GTATCCTTGTCGGACCAGTCAGTGCTGGAGGGGCAGGATGTTAGCATGAGCGTTCGTGTCCGTGGGGAGCCCAAGCCCATCATTTACTG GCTGAGAAACAGGCAGCCGGTGAAGTATGGCCGCCGGCACCACGCggaggaagcagagggagtGCGGGGGCTCTTCACGCTGCACATCCTGGCGGCGGAGCACACTGACACCGGCTTCTACACCTGCAAGGCCGTCAATGAGTATGGCACCAAGCAGTGCGAGGCCAAGCTGGAAGTCAGAG ctCGCCCCGAGTGCCAGTCCCTGGCCATCGTGGTTCCCCTGCAGGACTTGGTGGTCGGGGCGGGGGAGCTGGCGGTCTTTGAGTGCATGGTGGCCGGCCCGCCAGACATGGACGTAGATTGGCTGtcccggggccggctgctccagcctgcacTGCTCAAATGCAAGATGCATTTTGATGGGCGCAAGTGCAAGCTGCTGCTCACCTCTGTGCATGAAGATGACAGCGGAATCTACACCTGcaagctcagcactgccaaag ATGAGCTGACCTGCAGTGCCCGACTGACGGTGCAGCCCTCTGTGCAGCCACTCTTCACCCGCAAGCTGGAGGATGTGGACGTGGTGGAAGGGCGGACAGCGCGTTTTGTCTGCATGATCAGTGGGACTCCCCCTCCGACGGTTACCTGGACTCACTTTG GCCTGCCAGTGCAGGAGGGGGAGAACGTGCGGATTCAGCAGGATGGAGGGCTGCACTCACTGGTCATTGTGCATGTGGGCAGTGAAGATGAAGGGCAGTACAAGGCAACCGCCAGGAACATCCACGGCCATGTGGAGTGCTCTGCCGAGCTCTATGTGGAGGAGCCACGGCCATCTGCAGCCTCCCAGAT CTCTAAGCTGGAGAAGATGCCATCCATCCCGGAGGAGCCAGAGCAGGTGGAGACAGAGGCAGAGTGCTTCACCATGCCTGATTTCCTGAAGCCACTGCACAACCTGGATGTGGTGGAGTCgaaggaggctgtgctggagtgCCAGGTGGCCGGGATGCCCTACCCCTCCATCACCTGGTACCACAATGGCTCCCGAATTGACAGCACTGATGACCGCAAGATGATGCAAT ATAAAGACATCCATCGTCTGGTATTCACATCTGTGAGCCATGCACATGCTGGTGTCTACAAAAGTGTCATTGCCAACAAAGTGGGGAAGGCCACGTGCTATGCACACCTCTATGTCACTGGTAAGCAGCAGCAGACACCACTTGGGATGTGTGGCCACTCACAGCCACTCTGCCAGGCTGTGACCCAGGATTGTCGTGACGTCCTAGGGGAATAG
- the GMPPA gene encoding mannose-1-phosphate guanyltransferase alpha, translated as MAREESSNGWQRAEVIRLEQDVFTALAGSGKLYVYKTDGFWSQIKSAGSAIYASRLYLNQYSKSHPERLAQNKPGGPIIRGNVYIHPTASIDSTAVLGPNVSIGEGVTVGAGVRVRESIVLHGASLHDHTCVLNTIVGWDSTIGRWARVEGTPSDPNPNDPYAKIDSETLFRDGRLTPSITILGCSVTIPAEVVILNSIVLPHKELSRSYKNQIIL; from the exons ATGGCTAG AGAGGAGAGTTCCAATGGCTGGCAGCGTGCAGAAGTGATCCGGCTAGAGCAGGATGTTTTCACGGCCCTGGCCGGGAGTGGCAAACTCTACGTCTACAAAACTGATGGCTTTTGGAGCCAGATCAAGTCAGCTGG ctctgctatCTATGCCAGCCGCCTTTACCTGAACCAGTACAGCAAAAGCCACCCAGAGAGACTGGCCCAGAACAAGCCTGGAGGCCCTATCATCCGAG GGAATGTGTACATCCACCCGACAGCCTCCATCGACAGCACTGCAGTG TTGGGCCCCAACGTCTCCATTGGGGAGGGTGTGACAGTGGGCGCTGGTGTGCGCGTGCGAGAGTCCATCGTCCTGCATGGCGCCTCACTCCAT GATCACACCTGTGTCCTGAATACCATCGTGGGCTGGGACAGCACGATTGGGCGCTGGGCCCGGGTTGAAGGAACGCCCAGCGACCCCAACCCCAATGATCCCTATGCCAAGATTGACAGCGAGACCCTGTTCCGGGACGGGCGCCTCACGCCGTCCATTACAATCCTGG gctgcagcgTCACCATTCCGGCTGAGGTCGTTATTCTCAACTCCATTGTCCTTCCTCACAAGGAGCTGAGCCGAAGCTACAAAAACCAGATCATCCTGTGA